Proteins from a single region of Nitrospinaceae bacterium:
- a CDS encoding aminopeptidase P family protein, with product MGFSLNERDRRYQAVRVSMETAGLDALIVYGSTGVGGQWRGNFSYLTDYCPIFASAAVYFPLEGEPVAFIPGENQLLDARRPGWIEDMRLTGNPVGELCAHVSSLKAASGKIGISSFSAIPSEDMNEIRGKLSGAELVDGVFAVFDAREKKSEEELEAARRGARVGDLGWRRSLEILRPGLSEFEWKAELERVMTAEGADGYFNMLGAGRPDAGRPDEEDDIFRGFVVSPTARKFQKGDLALLEITPRVEGYWNQVVRLVSFGEPPEYIQKAHEACLDAKRVALAQIKTGETFTSVAEVITEAFEKHGYPMKGVGSAHTTGLDLSESIMNLDNKRIIEPGLLLTVHPMTATGDWRQLFVGESYFLHADRLEMLNDCDEEIAVVN from the coding sequence TTGGGATTTTCTTTAAATGAACGTGACCGTCGCTACCAGGCCGTCCGCGTCAGCATGGAAACAGCAGGTCTCGATGCCCTTATTGTCTATGGAAGCACGGGCGTTGGTGGCCAATGGCGGGGAAACTTCTCCTATCTTACTGATTATTGTCCGATCTTCGCCTCGGCGGCTGTTTATTTTCCTCTTGAGGGTGAGCCCGTGGCGTTTATTCCGGGCGAGAATCAGCTTCTCGACGCTCGGCGTCCTGGTTGGATTGAGGACATGCGTCTTACCGGGAATCCGGTTGGGGAGTTGTGTGCCCACGTGAGCAGCTTAAAAGCTGCGAGCGGCAAAATCGGCATTTCGAGTTTCTCTGCCATTCCCTCAGAGGATATGAACGAGATTCGCGGGAAGTTATCTGGTGCGGAGCTTGTCGATGGCGTTTTCGCTGTTTTTGATGCTCGCGAGAAAAAGAGCGAAGAGGAATTAGAGGCGGCCCGGCGGGGCGCACGGGTTGGTGATTTAGGCTGGCGGCGCTCGCTCGAAATACTCCGGCCCGGGTTGAGCGAGTTTGAGTGGAAGGCTGAACTTGAACGGGTTATGACCGCTGAGGGTGCGGACGGGTATTTCAACATGCTGGGCGCCGGTCGCCCTGATGCCGGACGACCAGATGAGGAAGATGATATTTTTAGAGGATTTGTTGTCTCTCCAACGGCGCGGAAATTCCAAAAAGGGGATCTCGCTCTTCTTGAAATTACGCCGCGTGTCGAGGGCTATTGGAATCAGGTGGTGCGTCTGGTGTCCTTTGGCGAGCCGCCCGAGTATATTCAAAAGGCGCATGAGGCCTGTCTCGATGCCAAACGGGTCGCCCTGGCGCAGATTAAAACAGGCGAGACATTCACTTCGGTGGCTGAGGTGATAACCGAGGCGTTTGAGAAGCACGGCTATCCCATGAAGGGAGTCGGCAGCGCACACACCACAGGGCTTGATCTGAGCGAGTCCATCATGAATCTCGACAACAAGCGTATCATTGAGCCGGGGTTGCTCCTTACTGTGCATCCGATGACGGCCACCGGGGACTGGCGCCAGCTTTTTGTGGGAGAGTCGTATTTCCTTCATGCCGATAGGCTTGAGATGTTGAATGATTGCGATGAAGAAATCGCAGTTGTGAATTAA
- a CDS encoding CapA family protein has protein sequence MTNEVSENQIYLALAGDIEIHREDPEKVFDLILPELNKADIRFGGLEASMSEKGTATTGKITMRHHPDMIEGYIAGGFDTVAFASNHCMDYGLEPFVETMELLEKRGIAFSGSGRDIAEARTPVIIERKGVRVGFHTYVLNLPMGWGANPRKPGVAPIRQDPLFGPPYVDEDELEAMAEDIKKTRSHVDVLLTTFHWGSSQSRTMTLSQQAAAHTAIDAGADLIIGQHPHILQGIEIYKGKAICHALGNLVLDHDHPMFLPTVKESILVKCIIEDKKISRLSFVPVMIGEDGRPSIQNEGDEMCGVILGTMDRISKKLGTNLKISGNEATILGD, from the coding sequence ATGACAAACGAGGTTTCAGAAAATCAAATCTATTTGGCGCTGGCCGGAGACATCGAAATTCACCGCGAAGACCCCGAGAAGGTATTCGATCTCATCCTTCCCGAACTGAATAAAGCCGACATCCGCTTCGGCGGCCTTGAGGCTTCGATGTCCGAGAAGGGCACAGCCACGACAGGTAAAATCACCATGCGCCACCATCCAGATATGATAGAGGGCTACATCGCAGGAGGATTCGACACGGTTGCCTTCGCCAGCAATCATTGTATGGATTATGGGCTGGAGCCCTTCGTCGAGACGATGGAGCTGTTGGAGAAACGCGGCATCGCCTTCTCCGGCTCGGGACGAGACATCGCCGAAGCGCGCACCCCGGTCATCATCGAGCGCAAAGGCGTGCGGGTCGGCTTTCACACCTATGTACTCAACTTGCCCATGGGCTGGGGTGCGAATCCAAGAAAACCGGGCGTCGCACCTATCCGCCAAGACCCCCTCTTTGGTCCCCCCTATGTCGACGAAGACGAACTTGAGGCCATGGCCGAGGACATAAAGAAAACGCGGAGCCATGTTGATGTCCTCCTCACGACCTTCCATTGGGGATCGAGCCAAAGCCGCACCATGACCCTCTCGCAGCAGGCAGCGGCACACACCGCTATCGATGCCGGGGCAGACCTTATCATTGGCCAACACCCGCATATTCTCCAAGGAATCGAAATCTACAAGGGAAAAGCGATATGCCATGCCCTGGGCAACCTTGTTCTCGATCACGATCATCCCATGTTCCTGCCCACGGTGAAGGAATCGATTCTCGTAAAATGCATAATCGAGGACAAGAAGATCAGCCGCCTTTCTTTTGTACCTGTCATGATCGGCGAGGATGGGCGCCCCTCTATTCAAAACGAGGGGGACGAGATGTGCGGGGTGATTCTCGGAACGATGGACAGAATTTCTAAAAAGCTGGGCACCAACCTTAAAATATCAGGGAACGAGGCTACAATCTTAGGTGATTAG
- a CDS encoding NnrS family protein has product MDLLTITARPEIHKEKFSLLVHGFRPFFLLTSIYGSVFLSAWLAIFFEAAPNPVNIRPVIWHGHEMVFGFAFAAVCGFLLSATPTWSGGQPIKGRQLGIIVGAWIAGRAAMWLDATLHTWLVALFDLALIPALTVALWPVLTSPKSRKNLIFLIVLGAFFAANLMFHFETSALSEGTALGGLTLGVHLLALLIVIVIGRIVPTFIAVERLATEGPKPPLSSPALEWLAIVSVALVLASDLIDHEAAWVGLLALAAAAIQIVRILKWRAGRLLFKPQLAALHVGYAWIITGLALMGFAYLDGPVPVVSALHAITVGGVGTIILAVMSIVSLLHTGRPAKIHPLVILAYMLVSSAALLRTLAPIIFFESYQEALIISGALWACAFGIFVAVYWKILTTPRPDGIPG; this is encoded by the coding sequence TTGGACCTTCTAACAATCACCGCTCGGCCTGAAATACATAAAGAGAAGTTTTCGCTGCTCGTCCACGGATTTCGTCCATTTTTCCTTCTCACGAGCATCTACGGTTCGGTGTTCCTGAGCGCCTGGCTGGCGATCTTTTTTGAGGCCGCACCAAACCCGGTAAATATCCGACCGGTTATCTGGCATGGCCACGAGATGGTCTTCGGTTTCGCCTTCGCAGCCGTTTGCGGATTTCTCCTCTCGGCGACCCCGACATGGAGCGGGGGGCAGCCCATCAAGGGGCGCCAGCTCGGCATCATTGTCGGCGCATGGATTGCCGGGCGCGCCGCCATGTGGCTCGATGCCACGCTTCACACCTGGCTCGTCGCCCTGTTTGACCTTGCACTGATTCCGGCGCTAACCGTTGCCCTCTGGCCCGTGCTTACCTCGCCAAAAAGCCGTAAGAATTTAATTTTCCTCATCGTCCTCGGCGCTTTTTTCGCCGCCAATTTGATGTTCCACTTTGAAACATCCGCCCTCAGCGAAGGCACCGCTCTCGGCGGCCTCACGCTCGGGGTGCATCTTCTCGCGCTTTTAATCGTTATCGTCATCGGGCGCATCGTCCCTACCTTCATTGCCGTCGAACGCCTTGCCACGGAAGGACCCAAGCCCCCCTTATCTAGCCCTGCACTTGAATGGCTGGCCATCGTCTCTGTTGCGCTTGTTCTCGCATCAGATTTAATCGACCACGAGGCCGCCTGGGTCGGCCTCCTTGCCCTCGCGGCGGCGGCGATTCAGATTGTGCGGATTTTAAAATGGAGGGCAGGCCGCTTACTTTTCAAGCCACAACTCGCCGCACTTCATGTAGGATATGCATGGATCATCACTGGCCTCGCTCTCATGGGATTCGCTTACCTCGATGGTCCCGTCCCTGTGGTAAGCGCCCTTCACGCGATAACGGTTGGCGGAGTCGGGACTATAATTCTGGCCGTTATGTCAATCGTTTCACTTCTTCACACGGGACGACCCGCTAAAATTCACCCACTTGTGATTCTCGCCTACATGCTCGTGTCGTCAGCGGCCCTCCTCCGGACATTGGCACCCATAATTTTCTTTGAGAGCTACCAAGAGGCGTTGATCATTTCCGGGGCTCTCTGGGCATGCGCTTTTGGTATTTTTGTGGCCGTCTACTGGAAAATTCTCACCACACCACGACCAGACGGCATTCCTGGTTAA
- a CDS encoding ABC transporter substrate-binding protein: MHRLVRAIPLIALAAFFTSAIVATASPITPQEQKLIRAAKKEGAVTLLNPLFSDGTATKMGPAFIKRYGLGSDFKFQNVRKRTGDVIGTARAEMKAGKYSFDTFVVINPGFFAAATKRGYFSKLDLGQWKYHVKAVERAGQYHHYPEVPVVLAYTFQPVWNTACPGMKDVKVASYWDTVRPEFKGKTIVSRIPVSTSYTLTTLGMQESGFDLFGFWKKLKATDPVVEARTEPKMQMLIACERGMDMWNMAGRVFQNVKKKPSLAKVLRVGSYKEGQVMLGNQAAVPKGAPHPNAGKLFLDFLLSKEGADIFVGGEAVYTFREGYTAPAHVRPYLLDLSKTKLLGLKDWLGASKKVKGIRGKWKNQFK; this comes from the coding sequence ATGCACAGATTGGTAAGAGCAATTCCGCTTATCGCCCTGGCGGCTTTTTTCACCTCCGCCATCGTAGCGACGGCAAGCCCCATTACGCCCCAGGAGCAAAAGCTTATCCGGGCCGCCAAAAAAGAGGGTGCAGTCACACTGCTGAACCCTCTTTTCAGTGACGGCACAGCTACAAAAATGGGCCCCGCGTTCATTAAGCGCTACGGCCTCGGCTCAGATTTCAAGTTCCAAAACGTCAGAAAACGCACCGGCGATGTCATTGGAACGGCCCGCGCCGAGATGAAGGCAGGCAAGTATTCCTTCGATACCTTTGTTGTTATCAATCCGGGCTTCTTCGCCGCAGCGACCAAGCGCGGCTATTTCTCGAAACTTGACCTCGGCCAGTGGAAATACCACGTCAAGGCGGTTGAGCGGGCCGGTCAGTACCACCATTACCCTGAAGTTCCTGTTGTTCTCGCCTACACCTTTCAGCCCGTATGGAACACGGCGTGCCCCGGCATGAAAGACGTGAAGGTAGCCTCTTACTGGGATACGGTTAGGCCTGAATTCAAGGGCAAGACCATCGTGAGCCGGATTCCGGTCAGCACAAGCTATACCCTCACCACTCTTGGCATGCAGGAGTCAGGTTTCGATCTCTTCGGTTTCTGGAAAAAACTTAAAGCAACAGACCCTGTTGTCGAGGCGAGGACCGAGCCTAAAATGCAGATGCTCATCGCCTGCGAGCGGGGCATGGACATGTGGAACATGGCCGGTCGCGTATTCCAGAACGTCAAGAAAAAACCCAGCCTGGCCAAGGTGCTCCGCGTGGGCTCCTACAAAGAGGGACAGGTCATGCTCGGCAACCAGGCAGCCGTGCCCAAGGGTGCGCCGCACCCGAACGCGGGCAAACTCTTCCTCGACTTTCTTCTCTCGAAAGAGGGCGCGGACATTTTTGTCGGCGGCGAGGCGGTCTACACATTCCGGGAAGGCTACACGGCGCCTGCTCATGTGAGGCCCTACCTGCTGGACCTCAGCAAGACCAAGCTATTGGGCTTGAAAGATTGGCTCGGGGCCTCAAAGAAAGTCAAAGGCATCCGCGGCAAATGGAAGAATCAGTTCAAATAG
- a CDS encoding dihydrodipicolinate synthase family protein: protein MESKLQGIMGALVTAFHGDGSVDYETFEKQVNFLIDAGLPFIAHPMHIGESPNLTVQERKDLATCLVKAAGGRVPTFVNVSMHGTDNMLDMASHVETTGATGMVVLSPYHWEPEREAHLDHFFTIGNSVDLKMIAYNNPRRVQVGISHDMLGEMIEKLPNLVALKDASFDMNFFTGACRVASGVRDNFSVFTGIEWLLTSIPVGGSGSFSNCAEVAPKMILSLFDACMKGDYETARPLQYKVGILLKLLQTNYPATVKYAMELLGRPVGGTRKPVLPLNDEAKAHTLETLESLGIMESEPRGW, encoded by the coding sequence GTGGAAAGTAAACTTCAAGGAATCATGGGCGCTCTCGTCACCGCTTTTCATGGCGATGGCAGCGTAGATTACGAAACTTTTGAAAAACAGGTCAATTTTTTGATTGATGCAGGGCTTCCTTTCATTGCTCATCCGATGCACATTGGTGAGTCTCCCAATTTGACCGTGCAAGAGCGCAAGGATTTGGCCACCTGCTTGGTTAAGGCGGCGGGGGGACGTGTTCCCACTTTCGTGAATGTGAGCATGCACGGTACCGACAATATGCTTGATATGGCGAGCCACGTTGAAACCACCGGGGCGACGGGCATGGTTGTCCTCTCGCCCTACCACTGGGAGCCTGAACGCGAGGCTCATCTGGATCATTTCTTCACCATTGGCAACAGTGTTGACTTGAAAATGATTGCCTACAACAACCCGAGGCGGGTGCAGGTGGGAATTTCTCACGATATGCTGGGTGAGATGATCGAAAAGCTTCCCAATCTGGTTGCTCTCAAAGACGCCTCATTTGATATGAACTTCTTCACAGGGGCCTGCCGGGTTGCCTCAGGTGTGCGAGATAATTTTTCCGTTTTCACGGGCATCGAGTGGCTGCTCACGTCGATTCCTGTGGGTGGGTCGGGCTCGTTTTCAAATTGTGCCGAGGTGGCCCCGAAAATGATCTTGAGCCTTTTCGATGCCTGCATGAAGGGTGACTATGAGACGGCCAGGCCGCTTCAGTACAAGGTGGGGATTTTGCTGAAGCTGCTGCAGACGAACTATCCGGCTACGGTGAAATACGCGATGGAGCTTTTGGGGCGTCCGGTTGGTGGAACGAGAAAGCCGGTGTTGCCCTTAAATGACGAGGCGAAGGCCCATACCCTTGAAACGCTCGAATCTCTTGGCATCATGGAGAGCGAGCCTAGGGGTTGGTAG
- a CDS encoding isocitrate/isopropylmalate dehydrogenase family protein, producing the protein MAENKIHLAVILGDGVGHDILPVSTQVVTEAAAACGVEVTHEVFGYGAQRYVEEGTPLPEDVPALVHDLADKHDAIMFGSAGDDPRVPAGINCRDLLVGLRWELDLFVNLRPASLLDHRFCPLKKDVPIDLVVVRENTEGVNVRMGGNFKKGTTDEVAIQEDINTYKGVERICRYAFEYARSHGYSKVTMADKHVSLIHAHGLWQRVFWQMSEEFPDIEGEHYFIDTLCMDLVQFPEHFGVIVTNNMYGDILSDLCASLVGGVGVAASGCIHPGRVCMFEPVHGTAPTIALKGIANPFAAVLTGRIMLDTLGHRRPADLIWGAVQSAVNDNKVTGDLGGELNTKGVGDYLCEKVVQLSKE; encoded by the coding sequence ATGGCAGAAAATAAAATACATCTCGCCGTTATTCTCGGTGATGGTGTAGGACACGATATTTTACCTGTTTCAACTCAAGTGGTTACCGAGGCCGCAGCCGCATGCGGGGTTGAGGTGACCCACGAAGTGTTCGGCTACGGGGCCCAGCGTTATGTCGAGGAGGGTACGCCTTTACCCGAGGACGTTCCTGCCTTGGTTCACGATCTGGCCGACAAGCATGATGCGATAATGTTCGGTAGTGCAGGTGATGATCCCAGGGTTCCTGCGGGCATCAATTGCAGGGATCTGCTCGTCGGGCTTCGTTGGGAACTTGATCTTTTTGTTAATCTTCGGCCCGCGTCCTTGTTGGATCATCGGTTTTGTCCTCTCAAAAAGGATGTGCCCATCGACCTCGTTGTGGTCCGCGAGAATACCGAGGGTGTGAATGTTCGTATGGGCGGCAACTTCAAGAAGGGGACGACCGATGAGGTGGCGATTCAAGAAGACATAAATACCTATAAGGGCGTCGAGCGTATTTGCCGCTACGCCTTCGAGTACGCCCGCTCGCACGGCTACTCGAAAGTGACGATGGCCGATAAGCACGTATCGCTCATCCACGCACACGGGCTCTGGCAACGGGTTTTCTGGCAGATGTCCGAAGAGTTTCCCGATATCGAGGGTGAGCATTATTTCATCGATACCCTGTGCATGGACCTTGTTCAGTTCCCGGAGCATTTTGGCGTCATTGTGACGAACAACATGTACGGCGATATCCTGAGCGACCTTTGCGCGAGCCTGGTGGGTGGTGTAGGTGTTGCCGCCTCGGGCTGCATCCATCCGGGCAGGGTGTGCATGTTCGAGCCCGTGCACGGCACAGCCCCCACGATAGCCTTAAAGGGAATCGCGAATCCCTTTGCTGCTGTCCTCACGGGTCGCATTATGCTCGACACTCTTGGGCACCGGCGTCCGGCCGATTTGATTTGGGGTGCGGTTCAGAGTGCCGTCAATGACAATAAAGTAACCGGTGATTTGGGCGGTGAGCTGAATACAAAAGGCGTAGGAGATTATCTTTGCGAAAAAGTTGTTCAACTATCGAAAGAGTAG
- a CDS encoding iron ABC transporter permease, producing MSTESKEVQSSEKTGAAVAEAAVAPAPPYGGMFNAENITKVASLILLTVLAIVPITVYLQSSFRVHSEGTQYGFTLANYIQTFTEPKILWSIWNTFIIAIGTAFFSSILGVSIAWFHARTDMPFRGILEPLTLIPFFLSSFLGAIAWWALASPRTGMLNRWMIDIFGLSAPPFNIYSMTGIVMVLTLFYVPYMYLFTIGSMNRMDPALEESARVCGTGVLSTALRVTIPLSTPAILSGAIIIFVVSAGVFGVPTLLGPIARISTLSTVIYVKMEEYPLDLGGAAAAGSVLMLIAVIGLYIQRKIVAPRSYVTVTGKGFRPHRVSLGKLKYVAMAINLVYVIMAVILPLGALFLASFQRAWLGGFRWSQVSLYNWDFILFSYDYALDAMKNSLMLGIVGGFMTVILCTFLSMVILRGKNKKLSSVVDYVATLPIGVPGLVMGMAFLITWIRTPLYSFPLFLLMLAYMTRYLPYGLRTITAVLQSLSAELEESSRVCGESFMGTIRKVTVPLLRPGIFAAYLMLFIMFIRELPVSALLATEDSTPMAVALYVISENEALGVVSAFALVQAGLLLVGTIFFRRLGNIEKLSV from the coding sequence TTGTCTACGGAATCTAAAGAAGTTCAAAGTTCAGAGAAGACGGGCGCAGCCGTGGCGGAAGCTGCGGTTGCGCCCGCCCCCCCTTACGGGGGAATGTTCAATGCAGAGAATATTACCAAGGTTGCCTCGCTGATTCTTCTCACCGTACTCGCAATTGTTCCGATTACGGTTTATCTGCAAAGCAGTTTTCGTGTTCACTCCGAAGGCACCCAGTATGGCTTCACTCTGGCTAACTACATTCAGACGTTCACCGAGCCCAAAATACTGTGGTCGATTTGGAATACGTTTATCATCGCAATTGGAACCGCTTTTTTCTCCTCGATTCTTGGTGTTTCGATCGCATGGTTCCATGCCCGAACCGACATGCCGTTTCGGGGCATTCTTGAGCCCTTGACGCTGATTCCGTTTTTTCTTTCATCATTTTTAGGAGCGATCGCATGGTGGGCCCTTGCGTCGCCTCGAACCGGAATGCTGAATCGTTGGATGATCGATATTTTCGGGCTTTCTGCGCCTCCATTTAATATATACAGCATGACCGGGATCGTTATGGTCCTGACGCTTTTCTATGTGCCTTATATGTATTTGTTCACTATCGGCTCGATGAACCGAATGGATCCTGCGCTTGAGGAGTCCGCGCGGGTATGCGGAACCGGCGTTTTGAGCACCGCGCTTCGCGTGACGATACCCCTTTCGACCCCGGCGATTCTCTCAGGGGCCATCATCATTTTTGTTGTCAGCGCGGGTGTATTTGGCGTACCAACCTTGCTGGGGCCGATTGCGCGTATATCAACACTCTCCACCGTGATCTACGTCAAGATGGAGGAGTATCCGCTCGATCTCGGCGGCGCGGCAGCGGCGGGCAGCGTTCTTATGCTGATTGCGGTGATCGGACTCTATATTCAGAGAAAGATTGTCGCTCCTAGAAGCTACGTGACGGTAACGGGCAAAGGTTTCCGTCCCCACCGGGTTTCCCTGGGTAAATTAAAATATGTTGCGATGGCTATAAATCTTGTCTATGTCATCATGGCGGTGATTTTGCCCCTCGGCGCGCTGTTTCTGGCTTCGTTCCAACGGGCCTGGCTGGGCGGCTTCAGGTGGAGCCAGGTCTCACTATATAATTGGGATTTCATTCTCTTCTCCTACGACTATGCACTCGACGCGATGAAGAACAGCCTGATGTTAGGTATTGTCGGCGGCTTTATGACCGTTATCCTATGCACGTTCCTCTCGATGGTGATACTGAGGGGTAAGAACAAGAAGCTCTCCAGTGTCGTTGACTATGTGGCAACGCTTCCCATTGGCGTGCCGGGACTGGTCATGGGTATGGCGTTTCTCATCACCTGGATCAGAACGCCTCTCTACAGCTTTCCGCTCTTTCTTTTGATGTTGGCCTATATGACGCGCTATCTTCCCTACGGCCTGCGTACGATTACTGCGGTGCTTCAGTCGCTCAGCGCCGAGCTTGAGGAAAGCTCCCGGGTTTGTGGTGAGTCGTTTATGGGGACGATACGCAAGGTGACGGTGCCGCTACTTCGGCCAGGTATCTTCGCGGCTTATCTCATGCTGTTCATCATGTTTATTCGAGAGTTGCCCGTCTCCGCGCTTCTCGCAACGGAGGATAGCACCCCGATGGCGGTGGCCCTCTATGTCATTAGCGAGAACGAGGCGCTCGGAGTTGTATCTGCTTTTGCCCTGGTCCAGGCGGGTTTGCTATTGGTGGGCACGATCTTCTTCAGACGATTGGGTAATATCGAAAAGTTGTCTGTCTAG
- a CDS encoding extracellular solute-binding protein — translation MKKHSSRWLGMVLALVVVVGFSGPSWAASPILDTLSGAEKARVAKLIEGAKKEGSFSWATNLAPVKAAKALEKDFKKFYGLPGVKFRFANRKSGTLIKRFEQEIKADKLSVDVVVLAAASWLHSMRKRGNLMKYTSPEDKHFGPAAKAKMNAPGYWVADGQLNTMAVNRDLAGDVKLTSWYDLIKPEYAGKVLVGDSSRSETYTLWYYGLRKVLPRSYFEKLNAAKSGIMIRGSAQRRSLMAGEYWFGTTIMARHNWIAKKAGVKMSPIYPKEGTVALPIGAVIMQKAKHPNMAKLFIDYWRSVRGHHKMLEYNPLNSGRPLPPHKSADINKFILADDGIAPPLDRINIIPIDWAKVGHDDVKKWRAEFNSVFSSAPRKN, via the coding sequence ATGAAAAAGCATAGCAGTCGTTGGCTGGGAATGGTCCTGGCGCTGGTAGTTGTTGTCGGCTTTAGTGGCCCCTCATGGGCAGCCTCGCCGATTCTGGATACTCTGTCGGGCGCGGAAAAAGCGCGTGTGGCCAAACTCATTGAGGGCGCGAAAAAAGAAGGTTCGTTTTCCTGGGCCACCAACCTGGCTCCCGTTAAAGCGGCCAAGGCCCTTGAAAAGGATTTTAAAAAGTTTTATGGCCTCCCGGGCGTGAAGTTCCGTTTTGCCAACCGTAAGTCGGGCACGCTCATCAAGCGCTTTGAGCAGGAAATTAAGGCCGATAAGCTCTCGGTTGACGTTGTTGTTCTCGCGGCCGCCTCCTGGCTCCACTCGATGCGCAAGCGTGGCAACCTGATGAAGTACACCTCGCCCGAGGACAAGCACTTTGGCCCTGCAGCAAAGGCCAAGATGAACGCTCCGGGCTACTGGGTGGCCGATGGACAGCTCAACACCATGGCAGTGAACCGCGATCTGGCCGGCGACGTGAAACTCACCAGCTGGTATGACCTGATCAAACCCGAATATGCGGGCAAGGTCCTCGTCGGCGACTCTAGCCGCTCGGAGACCTACACCCTCTGGTATTATGGTCTGCGCAAGGTTCTGCCCAGAAGCTATTTTGAGAAGTTGAATGCCGCCAAATCGGGCATCATGATTCGTGGCTCGGCCCAGCGGCGCTCCCTGATGGCGGGCGAGTACTGGTTCGGCACCACCATCATGGCTCGCCACAACTGGATCGCCAAAAAAGCCGGCGTGAAGATGTCTCCGATTTACCCGAAAGAGGGCACCGTTGCCCTCCCCATCGGCGCTGTGATCATGCAGAAAGCGAAGCACCCGAATATGGCCAAGCTTTTTATCGATTATTGGCGCAGCGTGAGAGGCCATCATAAAATGCTTGAGTACAATCCGCTTAACTCGGGTCGGCCGCTTCCTCCGCACAAGAGTGCAGACATTAATAAATTCATCCTGGCCGATGATGGCATCGCGCCGCCCCTCGACAGAATTAACATCATTCCGATCGACTGGGCTAAAGTCGGGCACGATGATGTCAAAAAATGGCGCGCGGAGTTCAATAGTGTATTCAGCTCGGCTCCACGTAAGAACTAA
- a CDS encoding ABC transporter ATP-binding protein: MAEVIVKNLVKNFGSETLAVDNVSFTVAEGEFVTLLGPSGCGKTTTLRCIAGLETPDSGDISIGGEVFTSDGVCLPPEKRHLGMVFQSYAIWPHMTVAENVAYGLQAKGITGAESKKKVDEALELVGLGGLGDRNATKLSGGQQQRVSLARAVSYNPRVLLFDEPLSNLDAKLRERMRLELALLVKELKMTALYVTHDQAEAMVMSDRIIVMKDGRIQQVGDPHSTYNEPVNSFVADFIGVTNILEGNSGDKGSVGLSVNVPKLGADIVCAAGLDSRDISQGSKVLLTVRPEYIELHGSDDGDANRLQGKVSEAIYLGQSWDCLVRVGETDVRVHVRGDAAIQVGQSVNMSIPPSRCVVLSD, from the coding sequence ATGGCAGAAGTGATTGTAAAGAATCTTGTGAAAAATTTTGGAAGCGAGACGCTGGCGGTGGACAACGTCAGCTTCACCGTGGCCGAGGGTGAGTTTGTCACTCTGCTCGGCCCCAGTGGCTGTGGTAAGACGACGACCCTCCGTTGCATCGCGGGCCTTGAGACCCCCGACAGCGGGGATATCTCGATCGGCGGCGAGGTGTTTACGAGCGATGGCGTTTGCCTGCCGCCCGAGAAACGGCATCTTGGGATGGTATTTCAGTCATATGCCATCTGGCCTCATATGACGGTTGCAGAAAATGTGGCCTATGGGTTGCAGGCCAAGGGGATCACTGGTGCCGAATCGAAAAAGAAAGTGGATGAGGCGCTTGAACTTGTCGGTCTTGGTGGTCTTGGGGATCGGAACGCGACGAAGCTCTCGGGGGGCCAGCAACAGCGAGTCTCTCTTGCGAGGGCGGTGTCCTATAATCCGCGGGTTCTTCTTTTCGATGAGCCGCTCTCGAACCTCGACGCAAAACTCAGAGAGAGGATGCGGCTCGAATTGGCGTTGCTCGTCAAAGAGTTGAAGATGACGGCTCTTTATGTGACGCACGATCAGGCCGAGGCCATGGTCATGAGCGATAGGATTATCGTCATGAAGGACGGCAGGATTCAGCAGGTAGGAGATCCGCATTCGACCTACAACGAGCCGGTGAACAGTTTTGTCGCCGATTTCATCGGGGTTACGAACATTCTTGAAGGAAATTCAGGTGACAAGGGTTCTGTCGGTCTTTCGGTGAATGTTCCGAAGTTGGGGGCTGATATTGTGTGTGCGGCTGGTCTCGATAGCCGGGATATCAGCCAGGGCTCTAAAGTTTTGCTGACGGTACGGCCCGAGTATATCGAACTTCACGGCTCGGACGATGGCGATGCGAATCGCCTCCAAGGCAAGGTGAGCGAGGCCATCTACCTCGGCCAATCTTGGGATTGCTTGGTCCGTGTGGGTGAAACCGATGTCAGAGTTCATGTCCGCGGGGATGCGGCGATTCAGGTGGGGCAATCGGTGAATATGTCGATCCCGCCTTCGCGGTGTGTTGTTCTTAGTGATTGA